From the Mycobacterium noviomagense genome, the window GGCTTCTGCGGTGAAGCCGAATTCCCGGTACAGGGTCTTGTAATCCGCGGATTCGCCGTAGTGCTCGATCGAGACGATCTGCCCGGTCTCGCCGACCATTTTGTGCCAGGGCATGGCGACACCCGCTTCGACGGCCACCCGGGCCTTGACGCTGGTCGGCAGCACGCTTTCCTGATAGTCATACGGCTGCGATTCGAACCACTCCACACACGGCATCGAGACCACCCGCGCGGTAACGCCCTTGTCCGCCAACGCCTTCTGTGCCGCCACCGCGATCTGCAGTTCCGAGCCGGTGCCGATCAGGATGACGTCGGGCTCGCCGCCTTCGGCGCCGCCGAGCACGTAACCGCCGCGGGCCACGCCGTCGAGGCTGGTGCCCTCGAGCACCGGCACACCCTGCCGGGTCAGGATCAGCCCGACCGGCCCGCTGCCGTTGCCGCGGGCCAGGATTGTGCGCCAGGCATACGCAGTCTCGTTCGCGTCGCCGGGGCGCACAACCGACAGCTTCGGGATGGCGCGCAGCGCCGCCAGGTGTTCGATCGGCTGATGGGTGGGGCCATCTTCACCGAGGCCGATCGAGTCGTGTGTCCACACATAGATGGTGTCGATGTCCATCAGCGCGGCCAGCCGCACCGACGGGCGCATGTAGTCGGAGAACGTCAGGAAGGTGCCGCCGTAGGCGCGAGTCGGGCCGTGCAGCACGATGCCGGACAGGATTGCGCCCATCGCGTGCTCGCGCACACCGAAATGCAAAACCCGGCCGTACCAGCTTGCGGTGAACTCCTTGGTCGAGATCGCGGGTGGCCCGAAGGAGTCGGCGTCGTTGATCGTGGTGAGGTTGCTTTCGGCCAGATCGGCGGACCCGCCCCACAGTTCGGGAATTTTCGGCGCCACCGCGTTCAGCACCGCACCGGATGCTTTACGGGTGGCCATCTCGTCGGATCCGGGCTCCCAGTGCGGCAAGTCGGCGTCCCAGCCGTCGGGCAGCTCTTCGGCCGTCAGCCGATCCAGCAGCGCCTTGCGTTCGGGCTCGCGCTGCGCCCACGCATCGAACTCGGGCTGCCAGCGCTCGTGAGCCTCCTTGCCGCGCTGCACCAGCTTGCGGGTGTGGGCCAGCACTTCGTCGCTGACCTGAAAGTGCTTGTCGGGGTCGAACCCCAGCACCTTCTTGGTGGCCGCTACCTCGTCCTCGCCCAGGGCCGCGCCGTGCGCCTTGCCGGTGTTCATCGCGTTCGGTGCCGGATAGCCGATGATCGTGCGCAGCTCGATGAACGACGGGCGGTCGGTGACAGCCTTCGCGTTCGCGATGGCCTCCTCGATCGCGACCACGTTCTCGCCGCCCTCGATCTCCTGCACATGCCAGCCGTAGGCGCGGTAGCGGTCGGCGGTGTTCTCGCACAACGCGATGTTGGTGTCGTCTTCGATCGAAATCTGGTTGTGGTCGTAGAACACGATGAGGTTGCCCAGCTGCTGAACCGCCGCCAACGAGGACGCCTCCGAGGTCACCCCTTCTTCGATGTCGCCGTCGGAGGCGATCACAAAGATGTAGTGGTCGAACGGGCTGGTGCCCGGGGCGGCGTCGGGGTCGAACAGGCCGCGCTCGAAGCGTGATGCCATCGCCATCCCCACCGCCGACGCCAAACCCTGACCGAGCGGGCCGGTGGTGATCTCTACCCCCGCCGTGTGGCGGAACTCCGGATGCCCGGGAGTCTTGGATCCCCAGGTCCGATACGACTGGATGTCCGAGAGCTCGAGCCCGAAGCCGCCGAGGTAGAGCTGGATGTAGAGGGTGAGGCTGCTGTGCCCCGCCGACAGCACGAACC encodes:
- the tkt gene encoding transketolase produces the protein MTTLEDISALTQPHHPDDWTEVDSLAVDTIRVLAADAVQKVGNGHPGTAMSLAPLAYTLFQRVMRHDPSDTTWLGRDRFVLSAGHSSLTLYIQLYLGGFGLELSDIQSYRTWGSKTPGHPEFRHTAGVEITTGPLGQGLASAVGMAMASRFERGLFDPDAAPGTSPFDHYIFVIASDGDIEEGVTSEASSLAAVQQLGNLIVFYDHNQISIEDDTNIALCENTADRYRAYGWHVQEIEGGENVVAIEEAIANAKAVTDRPSFIELRTIIGYPAPNAMNTGKAHGAALGEDEVAATKKVLGFDPDKHFQVSDEVLAHTRKLVQRGKEAHERWQPEFDAWAQREPERKALLDRLTAEELPDGWDADLPHWEPGSDEMATRKASGAVLNAVAPKIPELWGGSADLAESNLTTINDADSFGPPAISTKEFTASWYGRVLHFGVREHAMGAILSGIVLHGPTRAYGGTFLTFSDYMRPSVRLAALMDIDTIYVWTHDSIGLGEDGPTHQPIEHLAALRAIPKLSVVRPGDANETAYAWRTILARGNGSGPVGLILTRQGVPVLEGTSLDGVARGGYVLGGAEGGEPDVILIGTGSELQIAVAAQKALADKGVTARVVSMPCVEWFESQPYDYQESVLPTSVKARVAVEAGVAMPWHKMVGETGQIVSIEHYGESADYKTLYREFGFTAEAVVAAAERALDNSRRRANQ